A window of the Bufo gargarizans isolate SCDJY-AF-19 chromosome 1, ASM1485885v1, whole genome shotgun sequence genome harbors these coding sequences:
- the LOC122926765 gene encoding transcription factor Sox-3-like — MLDIKSPLREVKSQAEGAAASAFKGNISTPDKDRIKRPMNAFMVWSRVQRRKMITEHPKMHNSEISKKLGAQWKILGDSEKKPFIDESKRLRAQHMVEHPDYKYKPRRKQKTLQKKDRYSLPGNLTASDANPLSSNIEVAQRTDPYANFTGWPNVPYALLQEQLGYMQHPGLNSSQIQPMHMYDIGSSFHYNHMPSGQAYLNSSSAYNLTSPYNQQSSNAIAMGNMVSGVKTESNSPPPAITPHIQRVYSGDVRDMINMYMSLGGDESDQSSPHASRLHSIYQPYQNMGPGVNGNSSLDHI, encoded by the coding sequence ATGCTGGACATCAAAAGCCCTCTGCGGGAAGTCAAATCTCAGGCTGAGGGAGCTGCGGCTTCAGCATTTAAAGGCAATATTTCTACCCCTGACAAAGACCGAATTAAGAGGCCCATGAATGCTTTTATGGTATGGTCCAGAGTACAGAGGAGGAAGATGATTACAGAGCATCCTAAAATGCACAACTCTGAAATTAGCAAAAagttgggggcacagtggaagatcCTTGGCGATTCAGAGAAGAAGCCTTTTATAGACGAATCAAAAAGGCTGAGAGCTCAGCATATGGTTGAGCATCCAGATTACAAATACAAACCAAGGAGGAAGCAAAAGACCCTCCAGAAAAAGGATCGGTATTCTTTGCCTGGGAATCTTACGGCTTCAGATGCAAACCCCTTATCTAGCAATATTGAGGTGGCACAAAGGACAGACCCGTATGCAAATTTTACCGGTTGGCCAAATGTCCCTTATGCTCTGCTTCAGGAGCAGCTTGGCTACATGCAGCACCCTGGGTTAAACAGTTCCCAGATCCAACCAATGCATATGTATGACATCGGCAGCAGCTTTCATTATAATCATATGCCTTCTGGTCAGGCCTACTTGAATTCTTCCTCCGCCTATAATCTAACTTCACCTTACAACCAGCAAAGCTCAAATGCTATAGCCATGGGAAACATGGTGTCTGGGGTCAAAACTGAATCCAATTCTCCACCTCCTGCAATCACCCCACACATTCAAAGAGTCTACTCTGGAGATGTGCGAGATATGATCAACATGTACATGTCTCTAGGTGGAGACGAAAGTGACCAATCTTCTCCCCACGCCAGCAGATTACACAGCATCTATCAACCTTACCAAAATATGGGGCCTGGGGTAAATGGAAACTCCTCTCTCGATCACATTTAA